Proteins encoded together in one Pseudoroseomonas cervicalis window:
- a CDS encoding type III pantothenate kinase, giving the protein MLLAIDAGNTNVVFAIHDGTAWRGRWRIRTDAARTSDEYAVWLLALLGHAGLRAGDISRCVLGTVVPAALYNLRRLCREWFDCEPLVARAPLDWGFPIRVDQPEEVGADRLLNALAAHHHYRGPLVVIDFGTATTFDVVDSDGGYLGGVIAPGINLSIEALHKAAARLPRIGIGRPQSVIGTATVPAMQSGIFWGYVGLVEGIVARIRAEYGAPLKVIGTGGLAPLFAEGTPVLETTDPDITLEGLRLLAERNAIPIFQRTSLPDALRSEAD; this is encoded by the coding sequence ATGCTGCTCGCCATCGACGCCGGCAACACCAATGTCGTCTTCGCCATCCATGATGGCACCGCCTGGCGCGGCCGCTGGCGCATCCGCACCGATGCGGCGCGCACCAGCGACGAATATGCGGTGTGGCTGCTGGCGCTGCTCGGCCATGCGGGGCTGCGGGCCGGTGACATTTCCCGCTGCGTGCTGGGCACGGTGGTGCCGGCGGCGCTGTACAATCTGCGCCGGCTCTGCCGCGAATGGTTCGATTGCGAGCCGCTGGTGGCGCGCGCGCCGCTGGATTGGGGCTTCCCCATCCGGGTCGACCAGCCGGAGGAGGTGGGCGCCGACCGGCTGCTGAACGCGCTCGCCGCCCATCACCATTACCGCGGCCCGCTGGTGGTGATCGATTTCGGCACCGCCACCACCTTCGACGTGGTGGATTCGGATGGCGGCTATCTGGGTGGGGTGATCGCGCCGGGCATCAACCTGTCGATCGAGGCGCTGCACAAGGCCGCGGCCCGGCTGCCGCGCATCGGCATCGGCCGTCCCCAATCCGTGATCGGCACCGCCACCGTTCCGGCGATGCAATCCGGCATCTTCTGGGGCTATGTGGGTCTGGTGGAAGGCATTGTCGCCCGCATCCGCGCCGAATATGGCGCCCCGCTCAAGGTCATCGGCACCGGTGGCCTGGCCCCGCTCTTCGCCGAGGGCACCCCGGTGCTGGAGACCACCGACCCCGATATCACGCTGGAAGGGTTGCGCCTGTTGGCGGAGCGCAACGCCATCCCCATCTTCCAACGCACGAGTTTGCCTGACGCGCTCCGGTCCGAAGCGGATTGA